The Pagrus major chromosome 17, Pma_NU_1.0 genome includes a region encoding these proteins:
- the LOC141011968 gene encoding small ribosomal subunit protein eS25: protein MPPKQDKKKDTGKSKKDKDPVNKSGGKAKKKKWSKGKVRDKLNNLVLFDKATYDKLYKEVPNYKLITPAVVSERLKIRGSLARNALQELLAKGMIKLVSKHRAQLIYTRNTKGGDEEAAAEKA, encoded by the coding sequence ATGCCTCCCAAGCAAGACAAGAAGAAGGACACTGGGAAGTCCAAAAAGGACAAGGACCCAGTCAACAAGTCTGGAGGCaaagccaagaagaagaagtggtcCAAGGGAAAAGTGAGGGATAAGCTCAACAACCTGGTGCTCTTCGACAAGGCTACCTACGACAAGCTGTACAAAGAAGTTCCCAACTACAAGCTCATCACACCCGCTGTTGTGTCAGAGAGGCTGAAGATCCGTGGCTCTCTGGCCAGGAATGCCCTCCAGGAACTGCTCGCCAAAGGCATGATCAAACTGGTGTCCAAACATAGAGCACAGCTCATCTACACACGTAACACCAAGGGTGGAGACGAGGaggcagctgcagagaaggCATAA